In Aquimarina sp. TRL1, a single window of DNA contains:
- the fabD gene encoding ACP S-malonyltransferase — MNAYVFPGQGAQFSGMGLDLYENSELAKTLFHKANEILGFEITKIMFEGTKEELQQTKVTQPAIFLHSVILSKVMGASFNPDMVAGHSLGEFSALVANGVLEFEDALRLVSKRALAMQKACELKPSTMAAVLGLEDAVVEEGCAVIDGIVVPANYNCPGQLVISGEIPAIEKACEYMKEKGAKRALVLPVGGAFHSPLMEPAREELAAAIEDTVFNTPKCPIYQNVPTTAVTDANEIKKNLIAQLTAPVKWTQSVQHMIADGATVFTEIGPGKVLQGLVKKIERSVETASAAV, encoded by the coding sequence ATGAATGCATATGTATTTCCAGGTCAAGGAGCACAGTTCTCAGGAATGGGACTTGATTTATATGAAAATTCGGAATTAGCGAAAACGCTATTTCATAAAGCAAATGAGATTTTAGGATTTGAAATTACTAAGATCATGTTTGAAGGAACAAAAGAAGAATTACAACAAACTAAAGTTACCCAACCTGCTATATTTTTACATTCTGTAATTTTGAGTAAGGTTATGGGGGCATCTTTTAATCCAGATATGGTAGCAGGGCATTCTCTGGGAGAGTTTTCTGCCTTGGTAGCAAATGGAGTATTAGAATTTGAAGATGCATTGCGTTTGGTGTCTAAAAGAGCTTTAGCGATGCAAAAAGCATGTGAATTAAAACCTTCTACAATGGCTGCAGTGTTAGGGTTAGAAGATGCTGTAGTAGAAGAGGGGTGTGCTGTTATTGATGGAATTGTAGTTCCTGCTAATTACAATTGCCCTGGGCAGCTAGTAATTTCAGGAGAAATACCAGCGATCGAAAAAGCATGTGAATATATGAAGGAGAAGGGGGCTAAACGAGCATTGGTATTACCTGTAGGAGGAGCATTTCATTCTCCATTGATGGAACCGGCAAGAGAAGAATTGGCAGCTGCTATTGAAGATACGGTGTTTAATACTCCAAAATGTCCTATCTATCAAAATGTACCGACAACAGCGGTTACTGATGCTAATGAGATTAAAAAGAATCTGATTGCTCAGTTAACAGCTCCGGTAAAATGGACACAAAGTGTACAGCATATGATTGCTGATGGGGCTACTGTCTTTACAGAAATAGGACCAGGTAAAGTTTTACAAGGACTAGTTAAGAAAATAGAAAGGTCGGTAGAAACAGCTTCTGCGGCTGTATAA
- a CDS encoding fructosamine kinase family protein, whose amino-acid sequence MLPENLIAHFEVVLSKKITAHMPLSGGDINQVYLLQVDQEGYVAKINDKATFPGMFQKEAKGLQLLKAVDGVNVPDVIYEGNFGQFSFLLVTYIASVAPATNFWNLFAEQLARIHQQTNWLFGLSFDNYIGSLHQYNDWQSDPVTFFIEQRLFPQFKLAQKKGYLFAGVATFYKNLENEIPQEPPSLIHGDLWSGNFIVNEVGAPCLIDPAVCYGSREMDISMMQLFGGFDMQVFERYNEIFPLENKWEERIKIWQLYYILVHLNLFGQGYYLSAKKIVDSYS is encoded by the coding sequence TTGCTCCCCGAAAATTTGATAGCTCATTTTGAGGTTGTTTTGTCAAAAAAAATAACAGCACATATGCCCTTATCCGGAGGGGATATTAATCAGGTGTATTTATTGCAGGTCGATCAAGAGGGGTATGTGGCTAAAATAAATGATAAAGCCACTTTTCCCGGGATGTTTCAAAAAGAAGCAAAGGGGTTGCAATTATTAAAAGCAGTAGACGGGGTAAACGTTCCTGATGTTATCTATGAGGGTAACTTTGGACAATTTTCTTTTTTATTAGTAACCTATATAGCTTCTGTTGCACCAGCGACTAATTTCTGGAACTTATTTGCAGAACAATTAGCACGTATCCATCAACAGACCAATTGGCTGTTTGGATTGTCTTTTGATAATTATATAGGAAGTCTTCATCAATATAATGACTGGCAATCAGATCCGGTAACTTTTTTTATAGAACAACGATTATTTCCTCAGTTCAAATTAGCGCAAAAAAAGGGATATTTATTTGCTGGAGTAGCGACGTTTTATAAAAATCTGGAGAATGAAATTCCGCAAGAACCCCCTTCACTCATTCATGGAGATTTATGGAGTGGAAATTTTATTGTTAATGAAGTGGGAGCTCCGTGTTTGATAGATCCGGCAGTGTGTTATGGATCAAGGGAGATGGATATAAGCATGATGCAGTTGTTTGGCGGATTTGATATGCAGGTGTTTGAAAGGTATAATGAGATTTTCCCATTAGAGAATAAATGGGAAGAAAGAATTAAAATCTGGCAGTTGTATTACATTCTGGTACATTTGAATTTATTTGGACAAGGATATTATTTGTCTGCAAAAAAAATTGTGGATTCCTATTCGTAG
- a CDS encoding dihydrofolate reductase, translating to MITMIAAAAENNALGKDNDLVWHLPDDFKRFKTLTTGHHIIMGRKTFESFPKPLPNRVHVVITRNTEYEAEGAIVVHSMEAALEIAKNDSQPFIIGGGEIYAIGMEFADCIELTRVHGTFEADAFFPLIDTNIWEVVEEERHETDDRHQYAFTYLTYKKK from the coding sequence ATGATTACAATGATTGCTGCTGCGGCAGAAAATAATGCATTGGGAAAAGATAATGACCTGGTCTGGCACCTTCCAGATGATTTCAAACGATTCAAAACACTAACAACAGGACATCATATCATCATGGGAAGAAAGACATTCGAATCATTTCCCAAACCTTTGCCTAATAGAGTACATGTGGTAATTACCAGAAATACGGAATATGAGGCAGAAGGTGCTATTGTTGTTCATTCGATGGAAGCGGCCTTAGAGATTGCCAAAAATGATTCTCAACCCTTTATTATTGGAGGAGGAGAGATTTATGCAATAGGTATGGAATTTGCCGATTGTATAGAGTTAACCAGAGTTCATGGAACCTTTGAAGCAGATGCTTTTTTTCCATTAATAGATACGAATATCTGGGAAGTAGTCGAGGAAGAACGACACGAAACAGATGATCGCCATCAATATGCATTTACATACCTTACTTATAAGAAAAAATAA
- a CDS encoding amidohydrolase family protein, with protein MKVVYTALFSLCCSVLIAQDTYLHCGKVIDTKNGTTLSEKTIVIHGRKIKSIQNGYIDKNHKDDILIDLKNKTVLPGLIDMHVHLESETNPNAYLEKYTASEADVAYNSVGFAETTLLAGFTTVRDLGGSGVNISLKKAINKGRIIGPRIFTAGKALATTGGHADPTNGSNRKLIGDPGPKEGVVNSIEDAKKAVRQRYKNGADVIKITATGGVLSVAKSSSNPQFSIEEIKAICETAKDYGFHVAAHAHGDEGMQRAVIGGVKTIEHGTLMSEKTMDLMKQYDAYLVPTITAGKEVTDKAKIDGYYPAIIVPKALEIGPKIQNTFGKAYKRGVGIAFGTDAGVFKHGNNGKEFEYMVEAGMPAMETLQSATITNAKILHMENQLGQITPGFIADIIAVNDDPIKKISTMEHVTFVMKEGKIYKSE; from the coding sequence ATGAAAGTTGTTTACACCGCACTCTTTTCTTTATGTTGTTCTGTATTAATTGCACAAGACACCTACCTCCATTGCGGAAAGGTTATTGACACTAAAAACGGTACAACGCTCTCCGAAAAAACCATTGTTATTCATGGACGTAAAATTAAAAGCATACAGAATGGATACATTGATAAAAATCACAAAGATGACATTCTTATAGATTTAAAAAACAAAACGGTATTACCCGGTCTGATTGATATGCATGTGCACCTGGAAAGTGAAACCAATCCTAATGCATATCTGGAAAAATACACCGCTAGTGAAGCCGATGTTGCTTATAACTCTGTAGGATTTGCCGAAACCACTTTACTTGCAGGTTTCACTACTGTCAGGGATCTTGGTGGTAGTGGTGTCAATATTTCTTTAAAAAAAGCAATTAACAAAGGACGAATCATAGGTCCTCGTATTTTTACCGCAGGAAAAGCATTAGCCACTACCGGAGGTCATGCAGACCCCACAAATGGCAGCAACCGAAAACTAATTGGAGATCCAGGCCCTAAAGAAGGGGTTGTTAACAGTATCGAGGATGCAAAAAAAGCCGTTAGACAGCGATATAAAAACGGAGCAGATGTTATAAAAATAACTGCTACTGGCGGAGTACTTAGCGTTGCAAAAAGTAGCTCTAACCCTCAATTCTCCATAGAAGAAATTAAAGCTATTTGCGAAACCGCCAAAGACTATGGGTTCCATGTAGCTGCCCATGCTCACGGAGATGAAGGAATGCAAAGAGCTGTTATTGGCGGAGTAAAAACCATTGAACACGGTACTTTAATGAGTGAAAAAACAATGGATCTAATGAAACAATATGACGCTTACCTGGTTCCTACTATTACAGCAGGAAAAGAAGTAACCGATAAAGCAAAAATTGACGGATATTATCCTGCGATCATTGTCCCTAAAGCATTAGAAATTGGTCCCAAAATTCAAAACACATTTGGCAAAGCCTATAAAAGAGGAGTTGGGATCGCTTTTGGTACTGATGCCGGCGTATTTAAGCACGGGAATAATGGAAAAGAATTCGAATATATGGTAGAAGCAGGAATGCCCGCTATGGAAACCCTCCAAAGTGCAACTATCACTAATGCCAAAATTCTTCATATGGAAAATCAGCTAGGGCAAATTACTCCTGGGTTTATTGCTGATATTATTGCTGTAAATGACGATCCTATCAAAAAAATCTCAACTATGGAGCATGTCACTTTTGTAATGAAAGAAGGAAAGATATACAAATCAGAATAA
- a CDS encoding energy transducer TonB, which translates to MNKLLLFFALVCMTMASYAQDNIILSRENANEKGITPIWPRCDRSRQTPIKCFDNKLRDHIIRNFQYPDIALKDGLSGTVTVEFIINKKGKVEVLEVTGAHRYLQREAIRIIRALPKMEPAKWGQKPIAIAFTVPITFVKPKI; encoded by the coding sequence ATGAACAAACTACTTCTATTCTTTGCTCTTGTCTGTATGACGATGGCTTCGTATGCTCAGGATAATATAATACTATCCAGAGAAAATGCTAATGAAAAAGGGATTACCCCAATTTGGCCCAGATGTGATCGATCCAGACAAACACCTATTAAGTGTTTTGATAATAAATTAAGAGATCATATTATCAGGAATTTTCAATATCCGGATATCGCTTTAAAAGATGGATTAAGCGGAACAGTTACCGTAGAATTTATCATTAACAAAAAAGGAAAAGTTGAAGTTCTTGAGGTAACAGGAGCACATCGTTATTTGCAGAGAGAAGCAATTAGAATTATTAGAGCACTTCCAAAAATGGAACCGGCAAAATGGGGGCAAAAGCCGATTGCAATTGCTTTTACTGTACCAATAACCTTTGTGAAGCCCAAAATTTGA
- a CDS encoding DegT/DnrJ/EryC1/StrS aminotransferase family protein produces the protein MKKIQMVDLKGQYEQIKERVDSSVLDVINSSAFINGPEVHSFQKELETYLGVKHVIPCGNGTDALQIAMMGLGLKPGDEVITADFTFAATVEVIALLQLTPVLVDVEPDSFNIDPAAIRKAITPNTKAIVPVHLFGQSANMDEIMSIAKEHNLYVIEDNAQGIGGEYKFNNGSITKTGGIGHVASTSFFPSKNLGCYGDGGAIFTNDDDLAHTIRGIVNHGMYKRYHHDVVGVNSRLDSIQATILRAKLPNLDAYNIARNEAAEKYTKAFEGIDNIITPKISKPGDYKAHVFHQYTLRVLDTDRDALVKHLNANDIPCGVYYPIPLHSQKAYQDDRYNEADFPVTNQLVKEVISLPMHTELDNEQIGYITKTVIDFVKK, from the coding sequence ATGAAGAAGATACAAATGGTTGACCTAAAAGGTCAGTACGAACAAATAAAAGAACGTGTTGACTCTTCAGTCCTTGATGTTATAAACTCTTCTGCCTTTATTAACGGTCCTGAAGTACATAGTTTTCAAAAAGAACTGGAAACCTATCTGGGTGTCAAACATGTCATTCCTTGTGGTAACGGAACAGATGCCCTTCAGATCGCCATGATGGGACTTGGGTTAAAACCAGGAGATGAGGTAATTACTGCTGATTTTACTTTTGCTGCTACAGTAGAAGTCATTGCTTTGCTGCAATTAACACCTGTACTTGTCGATGTAGAACCTGATTCTTTCAATATAGATCCGGCTGCTATTCGAAAAGCAATTACTCCTAATACCAAAGCTATTGTCCCTGTTCATCTTTTTGGTCAGAGTGCCAATATGGACGAGATTATGAGTATCGCAAAAGAGCATAATTTATATGTAATTGAAGATAATGCACAAGGAATTGGTGGAGAATATAAGTTTAATAACGGAAGCATCACTAAAACCGGAGGAATCGGTCATGTGGCTTCTACTTCTTTTTTCCCCTCCAAAAATTTAGGTTGTTATGGAGATGGAGGGGCTATTTTCACAAATGACGATGATCTAGCACATACGATCAGAGGGATTGTCAATCACGGAATGTACAAACGTTATCACCATGATGTAGTGGGAGTAAACTCTAGATTAGATTCTATTCAGGCAACTATTCTTAGAGCCAAATTACCGAATTTAGATGCTTATAATATCGCCAGAAATGAAGCTGCTGAAAAATATACTAAAGCTTTTGAAGGCATCGATAACATCATTACACCTAAGATCAGCAAACCAGGAGACTACAAGGCGCATGTATTTCACCAATACACACTCCGCGTTTTAGATACAGACAGAGACGCTCTTGTTAAGCATCTCAATGCAAATGACATCCCTTGTGGAGTATATTACCCTATCCCACTACACAGTCAAAAAGCATATCAGGACGATCGCTATAATGAAGCAGATTTTCCTGTGACAAACCAATTAGTCAAAGAAGTGATTTCTCTACCAATGCATACAGAACTGGATAATGAACAAATTGGCTATATAACTAAAACAGTTATTGATTTTGTAAAAAAATAA
- a CDS encoding DEAD/DEAH box helicase yields the protein MDSFCICYNLVDLEYADVPPLPEAYIATISNQKIGYIEKQALPEILDTYKIPYLDTTHARLLEICQALKPSELTLRFQVKKRKKNYTIAELLTDKKTKEVLLQYIHRKMSTFYTLLSENRFPLCYNAKRKDHLAPYMITHQSTALTPLLTFAKKEQGIEYSFSIKKEDRQLQPKDHDIRILLNNPAWIILDKQLAAIEHLNANKLKPFFKKNTISIEEKHVRTYLDKIILPVIQKIEVITEGFDIITHQEVTSYELIISHDFIRDLYVGTINYQYNQVSFRQNDTKTSTSDVLINENNHIQIIQTKRNTEQESKIGQLLIEKGLSLSSNLVYELVEEKDPYAIMTWLGNYQRQLEKEGFKLPEIHIQGKKIHSGTPSISIENTQQNDWFDIKGVISIGHHNFPFTDLIQHIKQNNRVFTIDDNTAFIIPLEWMNRYKKLAIHGRASKNALSVNKSNYPLLRDIIPAAEFTIEETSLVYSPSSKLKATLRPYQEEGVKWLIEHYNKKLGACLADDMGLGKTLQTIAVLTFIKEQLIPEENSVQKIQFDLFSSPLEIKTYLKALIVLPSSLVFNWAQEIIKFAPHLNCVKYTGADRKKITPYVESYDIVLSTYTTISKDIEQLKKFQFNYLIIDESQQIKNKESKLFSAINSIQTINKISLSGTPIENSLADLWSQMEFINPGILGSYSFFKNHFRIPIEKHQDTEKIEELKELINPFILRRTKEQVAKDLPEVSEQIIYTEMLPLQEKQYESEKSAARNLLLGIDNPSTNKIHIINTLTKLRQLANHPALISPETKEISGKFTDVTNYLMTLVKANKKVLVFSSFVSHLDIYTSWCSQNQISYCVLTGQTKSSDREQIVNTFQEDDHLSIFFISLKAGGVGLNLTKASYVVLLDPWWNPFIEKQAIARAHRIGQTKNVTVSRFITKNTIEEKIIQLQNKKKSLSDDIIMTEGLPDYIENDLESILK from the coding sequence ATGGATTCTTTCTGTATCTGTTACAATCTTGTCGACCTCGAATATGCCGATGTACCACCGCTTCCGGAAGCCTATATTGCTACGATTTCTAATCAAAAAATTGGCTATATAGAAAAACAAGCCTTACCTGAAATTCTCGATACTTATAAAATCCCCTACCTAGATACTACCCACGCCAGACTACTGGAAATTTGCCAGGCATTAAAGCCTAGTGAATTGACACTTCGTTTTCAAGTCAAAAAAAGGAAAAAAAATTACACCATTGCCGAACTGTTAACAGACAAAAAAACAAAGGAAGTGCTCCTACAATACATCCATAGAAAAATGAGCACATTTTACACCTTACTTTCTGAAAACAGGTTTCCGCTTTGTTATAATGCCAAGAGAAAAGATCACCTGGCTCCTTATATGATTACCCATCAAAGTACTGCTCTCACCCCATTGCTGACCTTTGCAAAAAAAGAACAAGGAATTGAATATTCTTTCTCCATCAAAAAAGAAGACAGACAACTTCAACCAAAAGATCACGACATTCGTATTCTACTAAACAATCCTGCCTGGATTATTCTTGACAAGCAATTAGCTGCTATCGAACATCTTAATGCGAATAAATTAAAACCTTTTTTTAAAAAAAACACCATCTCTATAGAGGAAAAACATGTAAGAACGTATTTGGATAAAATCATTCTGCCTGTTATACAAAAAATAGAGGTCATCACAGAAGGGTTTGACATCATTACTCACCAAGAGGTTACTTCATACGAACTGATTATATCTCATGATTTTATCAGAGACCTATATGTAGGCACTATTAATTACCAATATAATCAGGTTTCTTTTCGTCAGAATGACACTAAGACTTCTACTTCGGATGTACTCATAAATGAGAATAATCATATCCAGATTATCCAAACCAAAAGAAATACTGAGCAAGAAAGCAAAATCGGTCAATTACTAATCGAGAAAGGTCTTTCTCTAAGCAGTAACCTCGTATACGAACTTGTTGAAGAAAAAGATCCCTACGCCATTATGACATGGCTAGGAAACTATCAAAGACAACTGGAAAAAGAAGGATTTAAACTTCCAGAAATACATATACAGGGAAAAAAAATCCATTCCGGGACACCGTCAATCTCTATAGAAAACACCCAACAAAATGATTGGTTTGATATAAAAGGGGTTATCAGTATTGGTCACCATAACTTTCCATTTACAGACCTTATTCAACACATCAAGCAAAACAATCGCGTATTCACTATTGATGACAACACTGCATTTATCATCCCATTAGAATGGATGAATCGTTATAAAAAACTGGCTATTCACGGTAGGGCTTCCAAGAATGCTTTATCTGTAAACAAGAGTAATTATCCCTTATTAAGAGATATTATTCCTGCTGCCGAGTTTACAATTGAAGAAACCTCATTAGTCTATAGCCCCTCTTCGAAATTAAAGGCGACATTACGCCCCTATCAGGAGGAAGGTGTAAAATGGCTCATCGAACATTACAACAAAAAGCTAGGGGCTTGCCTTGCAGATGACATGGGGCTTGGAAAAACCTTGCAAACCATTGCTGTTTTGACATTCATAAAGGAACAACTTATCCCTGAAGAGAATAGTGTGCAAAAAATACAATTTGATCTGTTTAGCAGTCCCCTGGAAATCAAAACCTACCTAAAAGCGCTCATTGTCCTCCCTTCTTCATTAGTGTTCAACTGGGCTCAGGAAATCATCAAGTTTGCGCCTCATTTGAATTGTGTAAAGTACACTGGTGCTGATCGAAAAAAAATCACCCCATATGTAGAGTCTTATGACATTGTTTTATCTACCTATACTACCATCTCGAAAGATATTGAACAACTCAAAAAGTTTCAGTTTAATTATCTAATCATAGATGAAAGTCAGCAAATCAAAAACAAAGAATCCAAGCTTTTTTCGGCTATTAATAGTATCCAGACAATAAATAAAATATCTTTAAGCGGAACGCCTATAGAAAACTCTCTTGCTGATTTATGGTCTCAAATGGAATTTATCAATCCCGGAATTCTCGGAAGCTATTCTTTTTTCAAAAATCACTTTAGAATTCCTATAGAAAAACATCAGGACACAGAGAAAATCGAAGAACTAAAAGAACTAATTAATCCTTTTATCCTAAGAAGAACCAAAGAGCAAGTTGCTAAAGACCTTCCTGAAGTAAGTGAGCAAATCATTTATACCGAGATGCTTCCTCTGCAAGAAAAACAGTACGAATCAGAAAAATCCGCCGCCAGAAATCTTTTATTAGGGATAGACAATCCGTCTACTAATAAAATACACATTATCAATACCCTGACAAAGCTTCGTCAATTAGCAAATCACCCTGCTCTTATCTCTCCTGAAACCAAAGAAATCTCTGGAAAATTTACTGATGTTACCAATTATCTGATGACATTAGTTAAAGCAAACAAAAAAGTATTAGTCTTTAGTTCTTTTGTTTCTCATTTGGACATATATACATCCTGGTGCTCTCAAAATCAAATTTCGTACTGCGTCCTCACAGGACAGACAAAAAGCAGTGACAGGGAACAAATTGTCAATACTTTTCAGGAGGATGATCACCTTTCCATTTTCTTCATTTCTCTAAAAGCTGGAGGAGTAGGACTCAACCTAACCAAAGCCTCTTATGTAGTACTACTAGATCCCTGGTGGAACCCCTTTATCGAAAAACAAGCAATCGCCAGAGCACATAGAATCGGGCAGACTAAAAATGTAACCGTATCTCGTTTTATTACCAAAAATACAATTGAAGAAAAAATCATTCAACTCCAAAACAAAAAGAAATCTTTATCGGACGACATCATTATGACAGAAGGACTACCCGATTACATAGAAAATGATCTGGAAAGCATCCTGAAGTAA
- a CDS encoding thymidylate synthase gives MKQYLDLVRHVMENGNEKGDRTGTGTKSVFGYQMRFDLSEGFPMVTTKKIHFKSIVHELLWFLKGDTNVKYLQDNGVRIWNEWADENGDLGPVYGHQWRNWDGTGVDQIKEVVETLKKNPDSRRMLVSAWNPSVMPDTTVSFSENVANGKAALPPCHAFFQFYVADGKLSCQLYQRSADIFLGVPFNIASYALLTMMIAQVCGYEYGEFVHTLGDAHIYNNHTQQLELQLSRNPKKLPVIKINPEVKDIFGFVFDDFILENYDPHPHIKGKVAV, from the coding sequence ATGAAGCAGTATCTTGATCTTGTCCGTCATGTGATGGAGAATGGAAATGAAAAAGGAGACCGTACAGGTACAGGAACCAAAAGTGTATTTGGCTATCAGATGCGTTTTGATCTAAGTGAAGGTTTCCCTATGGTTACGACAAAAAAAATACATTTTAAATCTATTGTTCATGAGTTATTATGGTTTTTAAAGGGAGATACGAATGTAAAGTATTTACAAGATAACGGTGTCCGAATATGGAATGAGTGGGCAGATGAAAATGGCGATTTAGGACCTGTTTATGGTCATCAATGGAGAAATTGGGATGGTACGGGAGTTGACCAGATCAAAGAGGTGGTAGAAACACTAAAGAAAAATCCGGATAGTAGAAGAATGCTAGTTTCTGCTTGGAATCCTAGTGTAATGCCAGATACTACTGTTTCTTTTTCAGAAAATGTTGCAAACGGAAAAGCAGCACTCCCTCCATGTCATGCTTTTTTTCAATTTTATGTGGCAGATGGTAAGTTGTCTTGTCAGTTATATCAACGAAGTGCGGATATTTTTTTAGGAGTTCCTTTTAATATTGCTTCTTATGCATTATTAACAATGATGATAGCGCAGGTTTGTGGTTATGAATATGGAGAATTTGTGCATACCTTAGGAGATGCACATATTTATAATAATCATACCCAACAATTGGAGTTACAGTTGTCTAGAAACCCCAAAAAATTACCCGTAATTAAAATAAACCCAGAGGTTAAAGATATTTTTGGCTTTGTTTTTGATGATTTCATCTTAGAGAACTATGACCCACACCCACATATTAAGGGAAAAGTCGCAGTCTAA
- a CDS encoding 2TM domain-containing protein, translating to MFSRKKEIAGIDPLQRELYEHARKRVVQKKRLFQHFVIFIVGSLFLIIFNLVLGFGKEITFLDTDWFVFAILFWSFLFVLHFCNVWLFSKFMGKDWTDRQMERLIAEQKKEIAQIQREVDLMHPKEELLKKKEDLMVEKSQKPQPPQTPENT from the coding sequence ATGTTTTCAAGAAAGAAGGAGATTGCTGGGATTGATCCTTTGCAGAGAGAATTATACGAACATGCTCGGAAGCGAGTTGTACAGAAAAAAAGGCTGTTTCAACACTTTGTAATCTTTATAGTAGGTTCTCTTTTTTTAATCATATTTAATCTTGTATTGGGATTTGGAAAAGAAATAACTTTTCTGGATACAGACTGGTTTGTTTTTGCGATTCTTTTTTGGTCTTTTCTGTTTGTTCTTCATTTTTGTAATGTTTGGTTATTTAGCAAGTTTATGGGAAAAGATTGGACTGATCGTCAAATGGAACGCCTTATAGCGGAACAAAAAAAAGAAATTGCGCAAATACAACGAGAGGTTGACCTAATGCATCCCAAAGAAGAATTGCTAAAAAAAAAGGAGGATTTGATGGTAGAAAAATCTCAAAAACCTCAGCCGCCTCAAACACCAGAAAACACGTAA